A stretch of the Lolium perenne isolate Kyuss_39 chromosome 3, Kyuss_2.0, whole genome shotgun sequence genome encodes the following:
- the LOC127322146 gene encoding jasmonate-induced protein homolog — protein MASVQCEMKDVQLTLEEKACLDEMIKQAERSLESHELLAGALKNQTVGPLSIVATKIFAGQIVRNFPNPLCNLDGFAMSGTFVTGVKAAVVYSAKNKAGVECGWLLAFNDTNNAVGRRVFAECGLKGKFRNINWAQVEQKLEKSGTIAKAYDLETGTSLCASICGTTGKSAAGAVFLG, from the exons ATGGCATCAGTCCAGTGTGAGATGAAGGATGTGCAACTCACTTTGGAGGAGAAAGCATGTTTAGATGAGATGATCAAGCAAGCTGAGCGTTCCTTGGAGTCTCATGAACTGTTAGCAGGTGCTTTGAAGAATCAGACAGTGGGCCCCCTGAGCATTGTGGCTACCAAGATATTTGCAGGACAGATTGTCAGAAACTTCCCCAATCCTCTTTGCAATTTGGATGGGTTCGCCATGTCAGGCACGTTCGTGACAGGTGTCAAGGCTGCTGTGGTGTATTCCGCCAAAAACAAAGCTGGTGTTGAATGTGGATGGCTCCTTGCCTTTAACGATACCAACAATGCTGTTGGAAGGAGG GTATTTGCTGAATGTGGCCTTAAAGGTAAATTCCGCAACATCAATTGGGCACAAGTTGAACAGAAACTGGAGAAATCTGGGACAATTGCTAAGGCGTATGATTTGGAGACTGGAACCTCACTCTGTGCTAGCATTTGTGGCACTACCGGGAAATCTGCTGCTGGTGCAGTATTCCTTGGTTAA